Proteins encoded within one genomic window of Cellulomonas xiejunii:
- a CDS encoding sensor histidine kinase, producing the protein MPLDRTRGQQTEDARPVDPRPDDPRHLGPPGAPDRGEVVRRDVVPLAVTDPDEPGWVRPTPSADELRWDMLGAAALFLGGLLSMALAHLSGLLYEDPAAGWVSVLLLAAVTVPLAVRRRWPSVVLLVVAVAFVVLQVLRVPETLVSNIALFCAMYTVGAWETDRRRATVVRGIVVVGMLAWLFVALFRASTDPELMAEWGDQVGALSPIVAYTLLQLLTNILYFAGAWFFGEHAWRSARERARTAWRTHLLVLERRRAEEQAVSLERLRLARELHDAVAHHVSLMGVQAAAARTVLASDPQRAADALGHVENSAREAVHELHGILGMLRDSGEPAGDPGGRDGGTASGEALASLDLDALPHLVERARAAGVQVTYDEIGERQRLRPLASLNLYRIAQEALTNTRKHAGPGARTDVRLRWLAEVVELEVSDDGGTSRSRGAIPSTGLGIVGMRERVAADGGTFEASRRRSGGFVVRARLPLGSDGRAVGTGGPVPTGPRQTEEQR; encoded by the coding sequence GTGCCGCTCGACCGGACCCGGGGCCAGCAGACCGAGGACGCCCGCCCCGTGGACCCGCGCCCGGACGACCCGCGGCACCTGGGCCCCCCCGGGGCGCCGGACCGCGGCGAGGTCGTGCGCCGCGACGTCGTGCCGCTCGCCGTGACCGACCCCGACGAGCCGGGCTGGGTGCGGCCCACGCCCTCGGCGGACGAGCTGCGCTGGGACATGCTGGGCGCCGCTGCCCTGTTCCTCGGCGGCCTGCTGTCGATGGCGCTCGCGCACCTGTCCGGCCTGCTGTACGAGGACCCGGCTGCCGGCTGGGTGTCCGTGCTGCTGCTGGCCGCCGTGACCGTGCCGCTCGCCGTGCGTCGCCGGTGGCCGAGCGTCGTGCTCCTGGTCGTCGCCGTCGCGTTCGTCGTCCTGCAGGTGCTGCGGGTCCCCGAGACACTCGTGTCCAACATCGCGCTGTTCTGCGCGATGTACACGGTGGGGGCGTGGGAGACCGACCGGCGCCGGGCGACGGTGGTGCGCGGGATCGTCGTCGTCGGGATGCTCGCGTGGCTGTTCGTCGCGCTGTTCCGAGCGTCCACCGACCCGGAGCTCATGGCGGAGTGGGGCGACCAGGTGGGTGCTCTCTCGCCGATCGTGGCGTACACGCTGCTGCAGCTCCTGACGAACATCCTGTACTTCGCGGGCGCGTGGTTCTTCGGCGAGCACGCCTGGCGCTCGGCGCGGGAGCGCGCGCGGACCGCGTGGCGCACGCACCTCCTGGTGCTCGAGCGTCGACGCGCCGAGGAGCAAGCCGTCTCGCTCGAGCGGCTGCGACTCGCACGCGAGCTGCACGACGCCGTCGCCCACCACGTCTCCCTCATGGGGGTCCAGGCCGCGGCCGCGCGCACCGTGCTCGCGTCGGACCCGCAGCGGGCCGCTGACGCGCTGGGTCACGTGGAGAACTCTGCGCGCGAGGCCGTGCATGAGCTGCACGGGATCCTCGGGATGCTCCGCGACAGCGGCGAGCCCGCCGGCGACCCCGGGGGTCGTGACGGCGGCACGGCGTCCGGAGAGGCGCTCGCGTCGCTCGACCTCGACGCGCTGCCGCACCTGGTCGAGCGTGCCCGCGCGGCCGGCGTGCAGGTCACCTACGACGAGATCGGTGAACGGCAGCGGCTGCGTCCCCTCGCGTCGCTCAACCTGTACCGCATCGCGCAGGAGGCGCTGACGAACACCCGCAAGCACGCCGGGCCGGGTGCCCGCACGGACGTGCGCCTGCGCTGGCTGGCCGAGGTGGTCGAGCTCGAGGTCTCCGACGACGGCGGCACGTCGCGCAGCCGGGGCGCGATACCGTCCACCGGGCTGGGGATCGTCGGGATGCGCGAGCGGGTGGCCGCCGACGGCGGCACGTTCGAGGCGTCGCGGCGCAGGTCCGGCGGCTTCGTCGTGCGCGCGCGCCTGCCGCTGGGGTCGGACGGGCGCGCGGTGGGCACAGGGGGACCGGTACCGACCGGACCCCGGCAGACGGAGGAGCAGCGATGA
- a CDS encoding response regulator has protein sequence MTTTVRVVLVDDQALLRAGIGTILSAHPGIEVVGEAGTGTQALEVVRATRPDVVCMDVQMPDMDGLEATRRIVADPELLAAVVVLTTFNREDYLLEALRAGAVGYLLKTSRPEQLTEAVLSAAAGEGLLAPEVTRAVIARAVAERRPTRPAPRPAVPLTDREQEVLTLVARGLNNDEIAAELVVSRATVKTHVSNVLAKLGLRDRVQAVVYAHEHGLVG, from the coding sequence ATGACGACGACCGTGCGCGTCGTGCTCGTGGACGACCAGGCGCTGCTGCGGGCGGGCATCGGGACGATCCTGTCCGCCCACCCCGGGATCGAGGTCGTCGGCGAGGCCGGCACCGGGACCCAGGCCCTCGAGGTCGTGCGTGCGACGCGCCCCGACGTCGTGTGCATGGACGTGCAGATGCCCGACATGGACGGCCTCGAGGCGACGCGTCGCATCGTCGCCGACCCCGAGCTCCTCGCCGCGGTGGTCGTCCTGACGACGTTCAACCGCGAGGACTATCTCCTGGAGGCGCTGCGCGCGGGAGCCGTGGGCTACCTGCTGAAGACCTCGCGCCCCGAGCAGCTCACGGAGGCGGTGCTCAGCGCCGCGGCGGGCGAGGGGCTGCTGGCACCGGAGGTCACTCGGGCCGTCATCGCGCGCGCCGTGGCCGAGCGCCGGCCGACGCGTCCCGCGCCCCGTCCGGCCGTCCCGCTGACCGACCGCGAGCAGGAGGTCCTCACCCTGGTCGCGCGCGGGCTCAACAACGACGAGATCGCCGCGGAGCTCGTCGTGAGCCGCGCGACGGTCAAGACGCACGTGTCGAACGTCCTGGCGAAGCTCGGCCTGCGGGACCGCGTGCAGGCGGTCGTGTACGCGCACGAGCACGGCCTGGTGGGGTGA
- a CDS encoding ABC transporter ATP-binding protein, translating to MLELHGISRSFGDRLVLDDVSFTVGRGRLTGFVGGNGAGKTTAMRIILGVLAAHAGTVTVDGTPVAGVQRARFGYMPEERGLYPKMQLVEHLTYLARLHGFDKQGATQRAEALVERLGLASRAKDPVENLSLGNQQRAQVAAALVHDPEILILDEPFSGLDPMAVEVVQGVLAERAEQGAPVLFSSHQLDVVERLCDDLVIIAGGKVRAAGTREDLRQRFGQARHEIVAPGDMGWLRDVPGVRVDELAGGSAVFEAADDVAQQVLTSALARGPVLAFTPLRPTLAEIFRDVVADEPEMEEVAR from the coding sequence ATGCTCGAGCTGCACGGGATCAGCCGGTCGTTCGGCGACCGGCTCGTGCTCGACGACGTGAGCTTCACGGTCGGGCGAGGGCGGCTCACGGGGTTCGTCGGCGGGAACGGGGCCGGCAAGACCACGGCGATGCGGATCATCCTCGGCGTGCTCGCCGCGCACGCGGGGACGGTGACGGTCGACGGCACCCCGGTGGCCGGGGTGCAGCGCGCCCGCTTCGGGTACATGCCCGAGGAGCGGGGGCTGTACCCGAAGATGCAGCTCGTCGAGCACCTGACCTACCTGGCGCGGCTGCACGGCTTCGACAAGCAGGGCGCGACGCAGCGCGCCGAGGCCCTCGTCGAGCGCCTCGGCCTCGCGTCCCGGGCGAAGGACCCCGTCGAGAACCTCTCGCTGGGCAACCAGCAGCGTGCGCAGGTCGCGGCGGCGCTCGTGCACGACCCCGAGATCCTCATCCTCGACGAGCCGTTCTCCGGACTCGACCCGATGGCCGTCGAGGTCGTGCAGGGTGTGCTCGCCGAACGCGCCGAGCAGGGTGCTCCCGTCCTGTTCTCCTCCCACCAGCTCGACGTCGTGGAGCGGCTGTGCGACGACCTCGTCATCATCGCCGGCGGGAAGGTGCGGGCCGCGGGGACGCGTGAGGACCTGCGGCAGCGGTTCGGGCAGGCGCGCCACGAGATCGTCGCCCCCGGCGACATGGGCTGGCTGCGCGACGTGCCCGGCGTCCGCGTGGACGAGCTGGCGGGCGGGTCGGCGGTGTTCGAGGCCGCGGACGACGTCGCCCAGCAGGTCCTGACCTCGGCGCTCGCGCGGGGTCCGGTCCTCGCCTTCACCCCGCTGCGCCCGACGCTCGCGGAGATCTTCCGCGACGTCGTCGCCGACGAGCCCGAGATGGAAGAGGTGGCCCGATGA
- a CDS encoding ABC transporter permease, with protein sequence MNARPPAPTPPSLGRAALLVAEREITSQVRTKSFVISTVILLVGVLAAIVLSSVLAGRQGDDVPVAVVESVAGELPAGDGLALSDVPDRAAAEQAVRDGDVDAAVVPGEGPLGVEVVAMDAAPQALLDALTQRPAVVLLDPAAAEGGVRYAVTFGFGLVFMMSAMGFGATIAQNTVTEKQTRIVEILLSAVPARALLAGKVLGNSALALGQTAAIAAVSVLALVVTGQDDLLTMIGMPVVWFVVFFALGFVLLAAVFAASASLVSRTEDTGVVLQPATWLTMIPYLLVVIFNDNALVLRVMSYVPFSAPVGMPVRLFLGEAAWWEPLLSLGVLAASCAVVIALAARIYERSVLRMGARVKLGEVLRGAGAD encoded by the coding sequence ATGAACGCCCGCCCCCCGGCCCCGACGCCCCCCTCGCTGGGGCGCGCGGCGCTGCTCGTCGCCGAGCGCGAGATCACGTCGCAGGTCCGCACGAAGTCCTTCGTGATCTCCACCGTGATCCTGCTCGTCGGCGTGCTCGCGGCGATCGTCCTGAGCTCGGTCCTGGCAGGTCGGCAGGGCGACGACGTGCCGGTCGCGGTCGTCGAGTCCGTGGCGGGCGAGCTGCCCGCCGGCGACGGCCTCGCGCTGAGCGACGTGCCGGACCGTGCCGCGGCCGAGCAGGCCGTGCGGGACGGCGACGTCGACGCGGCCGTCGTGCCGGGCGAGGGTCCGCTGGGCGTCGAGGTCGTCGCGATGGACGCGGCGCCGCAGGCGCTGCTGGACGCGCTCACGCAGAGGCCCGCGGTCGTGCTGCTCGACCCGGCTGCTGCCGAGGGTGGTGTCCGGTACGCGGTGACGTTCGGGTTCGGGCTGGTGTTCATGATGTCCGCCATGGGGTTCGGCGCGACGATCGCGCAGAACACGGTGACGGAGAAGCAGACCCGGATCGTCGAGATCCTGCTGTCCGCGGTCCCGGCCCGTGCGCTCCTGGCGGGCAAGGTCCTCGGCAACTCGGCCCTGGCGCTGGGGCAGACGGCCGCCATCGCGGCGGTGTCGGTCCTCGCGCTGGTGGTGACCGGTCAGGACGACCTGCTGACGATGATCGGCATGCCCGTCGTGTGGTTCGTCGTGTTCTTCGCGCTCGGGTTCGTGCTGCTGGCTGCGGTGTTCGCCGCGAGCGCGTCGCTCGTCTCGCGCACCGAGGACACCGGCGTCGTGCTGCAGCCCGCGACGTGGCTGACGATGATCCCGTACCTCCTCGTCGTGATCTTCAACGACAACGCGCTGGTCCTGAGGGTCATGTCGTACGTGCCGTTCTCGGCGCCCGTGGGGATGCCCGTGCGGCTCTTCCTCGGGGAGGCGGCGTGGTGGGAGCCGCTGCTGTCGCTCGGGGTGCTCGCGGCGTCGTGCGCCGTGGTCATCGCCCTGGCGGCGCGGATCTACGAGCGCTCGGTGCTGCGCATGGGGGCGCGCGTGAAGCTGGGCGAGGTGCTGCGCGGCGCAGGCGCCGACTGA
- a CDS encoding TrmH family RNA methyltransferase: MTDVISSRSDPQVQRIDDLVRRPRAATRTLLVEDPEPLAHALTAGVEVLGIYAVEGADVGPELGAAARTRGVTVQEIATALWNELFRGDRKPDVVGVAKTPRPAKLADLAERTGDVVVLDGVRIVGNIGAAVRTAYALGAAGVVLVDSDLANPLDRRVVRASRGYVFSLPVVLASREEAVTGLRELDLPSVAFDASGDLVTADLAGLAERLLLVFGSEKRGASAELTAGARTVSIPMRSAAESLNVSVAVGIALGARAARNLAS; this comes from the coding sequence ATGACCGACGTGATCTCGTCCCGCTCGGACCCGCAGGTCCAGCGGATCGACGACCTCGTGCGCCGCCCCCGCGCGGCCACGCGCACCCTCCTCGTGGAGGACCCCGAGCCGCTCGCCCACGCGCTGACCGCCGGCGTGGAGGTGCTCGGGATCTACGCGGTCGAGGGCGCCGACGTGGGCCCCGAGCTCGGCGCGGCCGCCCGGACGCGTGGTGTGACGGTCCAGGAGATCGCCACCGCGCTGTGGAACGAGCTGTTCCGCGGTGACCGCAAGCCCGACGTCGTGGGCGTCGCGAAGACGCCGCGACCGGCGAAGCTCGCCGACCTCGCGGAGCGCACCGGTGACGTCGTCGTGCTCGACGGTGTGCGGATCGTGGGCAACATCGGCGCCGCCGTGCGGACCGCCTACGCGCTGGGCGCGGCCGGTGTCGTCCTGGTCGACAGCGATCTGGCCAACCCGCTGGACCGGCGTGTGGTCCGCGCGAGCCGCGGCTACGTGTTCTCGCTGCCGGTCGTGCTGGCCTCCCGCGAGGAGGCGGTCACGGGTCTGCGGGAGCTGGACCTGCCGAGCGTGGCGTTCGACGCGAGCGGTGACCTGGTGACGGCGGACCTGGCGGGTCTGGCGGAGCGGCTGCTGCTGGTGTTCGGCAGCGAGAAGCGCGGTGCCTCGGCGGAGCTGACCGCCGGCGCGCGGACCGTGTCGATCCCGATGCGCTCGGCTGCCGAGTCGCTCAACGTGTCGGTGGCCGTCGGCATCGCGCTGGGTGCGCGGGCGGCGCGCAACCTCGCGTCCTGA
- a CDS encoding ABC-F family ATP-binding cassette domain-containing protein, whose translation MVDRYARGGGALVVVTHDRWFLDAVCTRTWEVHDGVVDQYEGGYAAYVLARAERAQQAATVESKRQNLLRKELAWLRRGAPARTSKPKFRIDAATALIADEPPPRDSLALARTATARLGKDVLDIEDVTYTLPDGRVLFDDITWRLGPGDRYGVVGVNGAGKTTLLRLLTGSAVPTSGRVRRGKTVRVAELRQDVEDLDELAGLTVVEAVEREKRTIVVAGKELTAAQLVERLGFTRERARTLVGELSGGERRRLQLLRLLVGEPNVLLLDEPTNDLDTDTLAAVEDLLDGWPGTLIVVSHDRYLLERVCDRQVALLGDGHLRDLPGGVEEYLQLRGAALAASGAGSTSAVGSAAAASAAASAPATGGADTPSTPGPSAAEVRAARKEVQRIERRLQRISALEADLHTRMAAQATDHQAVTALDAELRALAAEREELELAWLEAAETAG comes from the coding sequence CTGGTCGACCGGTACGCGCGCGGCGGCGGCGCGCTCGTCGTGGTCACGCACGACCGGTGGTTCCTCGACGCCGTGTGCACCCGCACCTGGGAGGTCCACGACGGCGTCGTCGACCAGTACGAGGGCGGCTACGCGGCGTACGTCCTGGCGCGGGCCGAACGCGCCCAGCAGGCGGCGACGGTCGAGAGCAAGCGGCAGAACCTGCTGCGCAAGGAGCTCGCGTGGCTGCGACGCGGCGCACCCGCGCGCACGTCCAAGCCGAAGTTCCGGATCGACGCCGCGACCGCCCTCATCGCCGACGAGCCGCCGCCGCGCGACTCCCTCGCGCTCGCGCGGACCGCGACCGCCCGGCTCGGCAAGGACGTCCTCGACATCGAGGACGTCACGTACACGCTGCCCGACGGGCGCGTGCTCTTCGACGACATCACGTGGCGCCTCGGGCCCGGCGACCGGTACGGCGTCGTCGGGGTCAACGGCGCCGGCAAGACGACGCTGCTGCGGCTGCTCACCGGCAGCGCCGTGCCCACCTCGGGACGCGTGCGCCGTGGCAAGACCGTGCGGGTCGCGGAGCTGCGTCAGGACGTCGAGGACCTCGACGAGCTCGCGGGCCTCACCGTCGTCGAGGCCGTCGAGCGCGAGAAGCGGACCATCGTCGTCGCCGGCAAGGAGCTGACCGCGGCCCAGCTGGTCGAGCGCCTCGGGTTCACCCGCGAGCGCGCCCGCACCCTCGTGGGGGAGCTGTCGGGAGGCGAGCGCCGCCGTCTGCAGCTGCTGCGGCTGCTCGTCGGCGAGCCGAACGTGCTGCTCCTCGACGAGCCCACCAACGACCTGGACACCGACACGCTCGCCGCGGTCGAGGACCTGCTCGACGGCTGGCCGGGCACGCTGATCGTCGTCTCGCACGACCGGTACCTCCTCGAGCGCGTGTGCGACCGGCAGGTCGCGCTGCTCGGCGACGGTCACCTGCGGGACCTGCCGGGCGGGGTCGAGGAGTACCTGCAGCTGCGGGGGGCCGCGCTCGCCGCGAGCGGTGCGGGGAGCACGTCGGCCGTCGGGTCCGCCGCGGCCGCGTCCGCGGCGGCGTCCGCACCGGCGACGGGCGGCGCGGACACACCGAGCACCCCGGGGCCCTCGGCGGCCGAGGTGCGCGCCGCGCGCAAGGAGGTGCAGCGGATCGAGCGCCGACTGCAGCGCATCAGCGCCCTGGAAGCCGACCTGCACACCCGCATGGCAGCCCAGGCGACCGACCACCAGGCCGTGACCGCGCTCGACGCGGAGCTGCGTGCGCTCGCGGCCGAGCGCGAGGAGCTCGAGCTGGCCTGGCTCGAGGCCGCCGAGACGGCGGGCTGA
- a CDS encoding MFS transporter, which yields MTRAAAGRGALLAALLLVSLNLRGPITALAPVVEDVRADLGLTPAVAGLLTGLPILCFAALTPLAAVALARLGTTRMLAGTLVAILLGTLLRSFGDVPGAFVGTLVIGAAVTVGNVGVPIVVARDFPLQVPRTMGLFSAVMNGGAALTTFGTAPLAAVLGWRWALVVWGVLTILALVVWTHVHRDAGVDAPRDAGDVPDPPVGRPAVPVLRRPVTWLLCAAFVGQSAAYMGVVAWLPSVLHDDVGMSRTAAGAAASLFALLGVAGSVLAPAALARRVPPRILVLVVAACWLALPVGLLVAPGGWAVWTVLAGLAQAANFVVLFSVVAAVSRTSAEVRRLSATVQTVGYTAAAATPSVLGELHSATGGWTAPLVTIGALLALMTVTHTVAAGGLARRA from the coding sequence ATGACCCGCGCCGCCGCCGGACGCGGAGCCCTGCTCGCCGCCCTGCTCCTCGTCTCGCTCAACCTGCGCGGGCCGATCACGGCGCTCGCACCGGTGGTCGAGGACGTCCGCGCCGACCTCGGGCTGACGCCCGCCGTGGCAGGGCTGCTCACCGGGTTGCCCATCCTCTGCTTCGCGGCCCTCACCCCGCTCGCGGCGGTCGCCCTCGCCCGGCTCGGGACGACGCGCATGCTCGCCGGCACGCTCGTGGCGATCCTGCTCGGGACGCTGCTGCGGTCGTTCGGCGACGTCCCGGGTGCGTTCGTCGGGACGCTCGTCATCGGCGCGGCGGTCACGGTCGGCAACGTGGGCGTGCCGATCGTCGTCGCCCGGGACTTCCCGCTCCAGGTGCCGCGCACCATGGGCCTGTTCTCCGCGGTGATGAACGGTGGCGCGGCGCTGACGACGTTCGGCACCGCGCCGCTCGCCGCCGTGCTCGGCTGGCGGTGGGCGCTGGTCGTGTGGGGCGTGCTGACGATCCTCGCGCTGGTGGTGTGGACGCACGTGCACCGCGACGCGGGCGTCGACGCACCCCGGGACGCCGGCGACGTCCCCGACCCGCCGGTCGGCCGCCCGGCGGTCCCGGTGCTGCGCCGTCCCGTGACGTGGCTGCTGTGCGCGGCGTTCGTCGGGCAGTCGGCCGCGTACATGGGCGTCGTCGCGTGGCTGCCGTCCGTGCTGCACGACGACGTCGGCATGAGCCGCACCGCGGCGGGCGCCGCCGCCTCGCTGTTCGCGCTGCTCGGTGTGGCGGGCAGCGTGCTGGCGCCTGCCGCGCTCGCCCGGCGCGTGCCGCCGCGGATCCTCGTCCTGGTCGTCGCCGCGTGCTGGCTCGCGCTGCCCGTGGGCCTGCTGGTCGCGCCCGGTGGCTGGGCGGTGTGGACCGTGCTCGCCGGCCTCGCCCAGGCGGCGAACTTCGTCGTGCTCTTCTCCGTGGTCGCCGCCGTGTCCCGCACGTCCGCGGAGGTCCGCCGGTTGTCCGCGACGGTCCAGACCGTGGGTTACACGGCGGCCGCGGCCACGCCGAGCGTGCTGGGTGAGCTGCACAGCGCGACCGGCGGCTGGACGGCGCCGCTGGTGACGATCGGCGCGCTGCTCGCCCTGATGACCGTCACGCACACGGTCGCCGCGGGTGGCCTGGCGCGCAGGGCGTGA
- a CDS encoding MarR family winged helix-turn-helix transcriptional regulator: MAETDTGRPPRDEVDRIVLAWQRERPDLDVRPLTVLSRVSRLARHLDLARRRAFARHGLETWEFDVLAALRRAGEPYRLSPGALLTQTLVTSGTMTNRIDRLAEQGLVERQPSPDDRRGVLVQLTPAGLQRVDAAFCDLLDVERSLIGELREADRERLAALLRDVLTLFDAS, translated from the coding sequence ATGGCCGAGACCGACACCGGCCGCCCGCCCCGCGACGAGGTCGACCGCATCGTCCTCGCGTGGCAGCGCGAGCGGCCGGACCTGGACGTGCGGCCCCTGACCGTGCTCTCGCGCGTCAGCAGGCTCGCGCGTCACCTCGACCTCGCGCGCCGCCGGGCCTTCGCCCGCCACGGGCTCGAGACGTGGGAGTTCGACGTGCTCGCCGCGCTGCGCCGCGCGGGGGAGCCCTACCGGCTGTCCCCCGGTGCCCTGCTCACGCAGACGCTCGTGACCAGCGGCACCATGACGAACCGCATCGACCGGCTCGCCGAGCAGGGGCTCGTCGAGCGCCAGCCGTCGCCGGACGACCGGCGCGGCGTCCTGGTGCAGCTCACGCCGGCAGGGCTGCAGCGGGTCGACGCGGCGTTCTGCGACCTGCTCGACGTCGAGCGCAGCCTCATCGGTGAGCTGCGGGAGGCGGACCGCGAGCGCCTCGCCGCGCTGCTGCGCGACGTGCTGACGCTGTTCGACGCGTCGTGA
- a CDS encoding SPFH domain-containing protein, whose translation MGFIKAFAGALGGTFADQWKDFLTPPDGLAPTAAIFPAVPRGQNAGRGSNTKASDNIITNGSRIVVPEGVALLTFQDGQLTGLVAEPGGYEFRSQDPNSRSVFAGDGILASTVLTSWERFKFGGQPGSQQLAFYVNLKEIPNNRFGTQSEIYWDDAYLNAQVGAVTRGTYTLKIVDPILLVKGFVPLTYLTPGGPVFDFSDLDNPAASQLFTEVVGSLAGAFSRYTNDPSQGNRITRIQSDTVGLGVALAGAVEEGFHWTSERGLTIVKVAIAAIEYDEDTRALLSDVKKADALGGARGNSFLQQSVARGMQAAGEGGGGAANMAVLGLGLNAAGGAAGALQQPTAPAPASPAAPAPSAAAPAADDTVARLTQLKQLLDQGLITQGDYDAAKAKALGL comes from the coding sequence GTGGGTTTCATCAAGGCATTCGCCGGAGCGCTGGGTGGGACGTTCGCCGACCAGTGGAAGGACTTCCTCACGCCGCCGGACGGTCTGGCGCCGACCGCCGCGATCTTCCCCGCGGTGCCGCGGGGCCAGAACGCCGGCCGCGGGTCGAACACCAAGGCGTCCGACAACATCATCACGAACGGCAGCCGCATCGTGGTGCCCGAGGGCGTGGCGCTCCTGACCTTCCAGGACGGCCAGCTCACCGGCCTGGTCGCCGAGCCCGGCGGGTACGAGTTCCGCTCGCAGGACCCGAACTCGCGGTCCGTGTTCGCCGGTGACGGCATCCTGGCCTCGACGGTCCTCACGTCCTGGGAGCGGTTCAAGTTCGGCGGGCAGCCGGGCTCCCAGCAGCTCGCGTTCTACGTGAACCTCAAGGAGATCCCGAACAACCGCTTCGGCACGCAGTCGGAGATCTACTGGGACGACGCGTACCTCAACGCGCAGGTCGGTGCGGTCACGCGCGGCACGTACACGCTGAAGATCGTCGACCCGATCCTGCTGGTCAAGGGCTTCGTCCCGCTGACGTACCTCACGCCCGGCGGGCCCGTCTTCGACTTCTCCGACCTGGACAACCCGGCCGCGAGCCAGCTCTTCACCGAGGTCGTCGGCTCCCTCGCCGGCGCGTTCTCGCGCTACACGAACGACCCGTCGCAGGGCAACCGGATCACCCGCATCCAGAGCGACACCGTCGGCCTGGGCGTGGCGCTCGCGGGGGCCGTCGAGGAGGGGTTCCACTGGACCTCCGAGCGCGGCCTGACGATCGTGAAGGTCGCCATCGCCGCGATCGAGTACGACGAGGACACGCGCGCGCTGCTCAGCGACGTCAAGAAGGCCGACGCCCTGGGCGGGGCCCGCGGCAACTCGTTCCTCCAGCAGTCGGTCGCGCGCGGCATGCAGGCCGCGGGCGAGGGCGGCGGCGGTGCCGCGAACATGGCGGTGCTGGGTCTCGGTCTCAACGCGGCGGGTGGCGCGGCCGGTGCGCTGCAGCAGCCCACCGCCCCTGCGCCCGCGTCCCCGGCGGCCCCCGCGCCGTCGGCTGCCGCACCGGCGGCCGACGACACGGTCGCCCGGCTCACGCAGCTCAAGCAGCTGCTCGACCAGGGGCTCATCACCCAGGGTGACTACGACGCCGCCAAGGCCAAGGCGCTCGGTCTGTAA